The sequence CATTGTTGATCGTGCAACACGAACCGTTGTATTCAGCTTGATCCACAAAAAGTTTGCCTTTTTCCAACcgatcagcaactctatttgcCCAGGCTGTTATTGACCCCTGCCATTTGTGAACAATTCACGAAGGGAGACCTTCACCCCGTCAACATCCTTGGTATCAGATCATCACATAAACACTTGTTAAAGGTGAAATTCGGGTCCATATGAATTTTGCATATACACTTGTTATTAGTAAGGTCCATGGAGCATTGTAACTTTCTTAGATGTGGACAGGTAAATTCGAACGTTTTCACTCTTATCCGTTTTACCATAGTGAGATGGTTATTTCAAGTATGAAGACAGCAAACAAAAATGCAAACATGAGCAGTGAAGGATTGAAAACTAAAGTGTTGGCGTATATAAATTAGACTTGAGTTGTGTGCCACCAttgaaggaaaggaaaatacCAAAAACAGATTTTCAAGAACTACTGTACAATTCCTTCCGGTGGCATCACAGAAACAAGTTAATAGAGAAACAGATGGATCAAAAATAGATCaaataaaagaacaaaaaaacaaaaacaacacaGAAAGAAGCAGCTTCTATTACATGATTTAGTGTTCATTAATCATTGATGCCTTGAGCTGTTGGTTCAATATCTTTAAGAAGTCCAACTATCTGCTGCATAGTTGGTCTCTTACAGGGTATATCTGCTGTGCACAGATATCCTATCTTGAGTGCCTCCTCCATTTCGTGTTCTGATACGGTATCCCTGATTTTCGGATCGATAGCTCTCAATCCTTGGCTCTTCCTTACCAATCCTCTCACCCAACTTACCAAAGTTGCATCTTTCTCTTCAGGATAATCATCTTCAGCTGCCTTTTTCCCTGTGATCAGCTCAAACAAAACTATTCCATAGCAGTACACATCGGATTTTGGCGTTGGGCAGTTGCTACTTGGATCACAAAACTCAGGCGGAACATAACCTGGGGAACCACGAGCAATCTCCTCATCCAAACCATTGCCAAAGATCTTGGCTAATCCAAAATCAGACAATCTCGGTTCCAGGTTATAGTCCAGGTAAACACTACTAGCTTTCACATCTCTATGAATAAGTGGGGGTGAGCACCCGTGATGAAGAAATGCCAATGCACGAGCAGTTCCAAGCGCAATTTTATGCCGGAATCTCCACGTTGTCAGCAATCCTTCCGAGCCGACATTTTGAATGCCATTGTTATCATCTTCTTCCCATGTGTCCATGCTCCAATCTTCGGTTGTTTGGATACCAAGTGGCAAATCATGGAGTAAATTCTGCAAGTTCCCATTCTCCATGTAATCATAGATAGCGATTCTTTGATCTCCTGCTATGCAATATCCAGTCAGCGGAACAAGATTTGGATGCTTAACCCGGCCAAGGTACTCAAGCTCTCTCGCAGCTTCTTGGTCTGATAATGTAGATCCACGAACCAAAACTTTTACAGCTACATGAATTCCGCCAGGTAAAAACCCTCTATATACAGGCCCGAATTTTCCCTCAGCTAAAAGGGTGCCTCGGTCAAAACCAGAAGTAGCAGACAAGAGGTCTGCAAAAGTGATATTCAACAATGGCTTCTCAAAAATCACTACTTCCACTGATGTTGCCTGCTTAACATCAGCCACCCATGTAGTTGAATCAGTTTGGAATGCAAATGGACCAGAAATGTTTTGTTCCTCTTTGTATAATGGTTGTTTTACAGTCCACATACTGGATTTCTTTCTGCAACCAATAGCTAGAAATAGCAACCCGCAGATCAAGCAGACCATAGAGAAAGTTAAGGCTAGAGCAAGTTTCATTCCCTTGTGTTTGGAGGACTTTCTTTTGAATAGTCCCAGGTTTGCAGCAATAGGGCAGCTATTCTCTGATCCATAGAACTGTTTTTGAAGGGTTTCAGGGGAAAACTCGGAAGCACAAAATGTTAAGTTGTTATAAGAGAAATTAAACTTCTCCATCCAAGAAAGTTTTTGCAAAAGGGATATTGGGATTTCTCCACTCAAATTATTATGTGAAACATCAACAACTTGAAGCTTTTTGACTGGTAACAAAGGAATTTGGCCACTGAGATGATTTTCAGACAGATCAAGTGTATGCAGATTAACCAATTGAACAACATCACTAGGAACATCACCAATGAGACTAGTTTTTGACAGATTCAGATATTCTAACTGCCAAATCGTATCAATTGGTGGGAATTTTTGCCTAGGAAATCTGTTGAATGCAAGATTAAGATATTTGAGGTTATGGGCTTGACTCAGATTGGGCAAAATATCACCACTAAGTTGATTCTCTGATAAGTCTAAATGAATCAAATGAGACAAATTGTAGCTTGAATTCAATTGTACCTGAGAAATGTGACCTTCAAACTGGTTCCTGCTTAAGTCTAGCACCTCCAACATTTCCAGAAACAGACCCATAGCTGAACCATGAAACAAATTCCCAGAGATATTGAGACTAGTAATGGATTTCAATTCAAATAGATCTGAGTCTCGCCCTTTTATACTGTTCCCTGCAAGGTTCAAGGTTTCAAGCTTGGGAAATGCAGCACCAAAACCGTCAGGCAACGGGCCACTCAGCTTATTCAAAGAAAGATCAATAAGAGTTAATGAAGTGCATTGCAGAATACCCAATGGAATGGTTCCTTGAAACCCGTTTCCATCCAGCTTTAGAACTCTCAAGCTGGAAAGGGAGCTTATAGCTGCAGGAATTTCAGCAGTGAAATTGTTATTTGATAGATCAAATATTTCAAGGCGGCCAAAATTGCCAACATTGTTAGTGAGAGACCCTGAAATTTGGTTGAAGGAAAGATTGAGAGTGATAAGAGAGCCCAAGCTCCAGAAATCTGAAGGCAAAGCTGTGATTTTATTGTTGCTAAGGTCCAAGACTTTAAGGTCATTTAGCTTGCCAATGGTGGAATCAGGAATAGAAGCAGAAAGGCCAAAACCAGAAGCCACTAATGCAGAAACACTTCCTTTGTCGTTACAGAAAACACCTCTCCATGAACAAacaggagcagagaagttgtaaAGTGAAGAGGAGGAAAAACTCATCTTCTTCAAAAATTCAGACACAAAGAAAGCATCTGTATTGGGTTGTTGACAAGGTAAAGGCTTGAAAAACATTAAAAGAACCGTGATTGaagataagaaaaaaaatcccATTTGGAACTAAACCCTAGAAATTAAAACCCAGAACACAAGCTCAAAACCCTCTCCTTCCTAATGCTTTAAATGTTGAAAAGCACAGCTACCTACATGCCTGAAATGCTTTCTGGTCCATCTTAAGCAATAATGCCAGGCTCTGCAACTCCATTAAATCCAGTGTGCAGAGTGATTTGAGCAATTCAAACTTAAAACCTGCAAAGAAGATAAAGTAATAATGAAATGAGAAAGAAGGAGTGAGTGAGGAATTGAAGTTTGAAGAGAGAATGCGAGCATACCTTGTGGTGAGGGAAGAAATAGTTTTGTCTTTGTAATGAAGAAGAAAAGGTGAAGACTTTTGTGCTGCAATTCCTGTGCTTctttttgaaaaagaaaatgaaaaggcatagataagaagaagagaaagcaGAGGTGATGTTGGGGTTAATAATAAATGGGAGCGGAAAGGAAAATAATGAGGGGTTGGTGAAATTGCAAGTGAAGTGATTGCAGCTTCTGCTTATTCAATGATTCTTCCCTTCCTTCCATCCACTATTCTCATTGTGCTcttaattattctttttttacttttatatatttatttggggTAAATTGCACTCGttaccactgaactttacccatttcaACATTATAATCACTAAACCTCAATTCTTTATGGTATAGTCACTggattttatactttttaattcTGATGGTCAcctaacgcctcaaaacgaccattgactgcctcaaaataaaagaattcgaagagttaataatattctaagcaactttattTCTtgcaaattttcattttgaggtcagtTATGTActgtttggttaggagatagtgaatttttagagagggaaagctccaaaaatgtgattttggaaaataaaaaatgtggtttcatagtaaatatcatTATGGACAACTTTAAtgcttgaatattttcattttgaggagttagttaacaTTGAGTGGtcatcggtgttaaaaagtgtaaagttcaatggtcttACCACTAAGAATTGGAGTTCAGTggctataatattaaaattagggttgcaaatgagccgagccgctcatgagcggctcggtggtcggctcgataaaagctcggctcgatttgtaaacgagctgctcgtgagcacgatttactggctcggttcatAAATGAGTCGAGCTTGAGCAGAGCTCGGTTCAAAAGCTCGCAAGCatgctcgattagaacatttatgaacaaattttagttttgtagaaaactatatagttttgtgttagttcagagatatctaaacttaatattatttcatttgctattagatgagttcttcacaaacataataaatgaaaaatagaCAAACTATTtataagcatcttgtttatttattcacgaactttgcttgtgagcttgtttatgtatacaattaaagagttatttgcgagcaaacttcacaaatataattaacaatttactcacaaacaattcatggttagataattttcttaatgaaccaagtccaaagaagattttggtctcgaaacaagctcgaagctcagctcgagctcgttgagcaagccaaagctcggctcgggctcgagctcgtttattttatagcaagctcggatcgagctcgagctcgttaattttatatcaAGTCCAGCTTGagcaggtcaaagctcggctcggctcgattacagccttaattaaaatggaaaaattataaaattgggtcaaatggaagactcatttacatatttagacgaATTACCCAacatactacatatctagattaTATTattgtgacttttccaaaataccccagacctttcatcttccccttCCTATCTACGGTTTCCCCTTCCTATCTATCATTTCATCTTCCCCCATTCTTTTATATTGAACTCATCACCAAACATTTCTTCATTATTATGTTTGTCTTTTCTTCCTCTCTTTATCTCTTGATTattcatcttcctgtttctaaaaaattaagtcatggttcttcatcttcttgtttctttttgtctcttggtttctttcttcttgtgcgatTGAATGCATCGTTATTCGACGTTATTCTGCGTGTTTTTCTGcgtttatcatatggttattgTCGATTTTAATGGTAAAAGGCGAAAataatgtaagtatctactgtttcatcttcatctttttccaaaaaaaatggcttcgcgaaatgagttTTGTGAAGTCTGGGAAGaaaaaataggttaaaaatgaCGATTATGCGAAGACTGCGAAgagaaaatcatcatttttagcaTGATTTTTTCACTTCGCATAATCGCTTTCTGTAAAGAAAAATCATCCTTTTGGGTTAATtttctattcgcagacttcgcataatcGTTTTCTGCGAATTAAAATCgttcttttttttgttaaatttctcTTCGCAAGCTTGCTAACACGGCTTAATTTTtatgaaggtggttgaatacaaaaCATCAAATTCAAGTATCTCTTCACCTTGAATACAAAAGCATCAATCACAGTAGGCGGTGTTCTAGGATGCAGGGGAGATGGTGTTCTGGGATGCagggaaagaaaagaaaaatcactATTATCATCCTATAAGGTCATCTATTCCGCCGATTTTTCTTGCTTCTGTAAAGCCTGGAAGCACCCCGATTTTTCTTGCTTCTAGTTCCTTCTGCTTCTACGCTTTAAGGTTTAGGgtttgaattattgttgcaatcttgttgtagattttgataatgttgTGATTTTAGTGTTAGAGTTACcattgcaatcttgttgtaaattttgataatgttatgagcTTAGTGTTAAAATTATTATTGCAATCTtgttgttatgatttgaatgttatataccacttcgcattTTTGCAATTTGTGAAGGCTGCAAAGATAATACCGCTTAAGAACATGACTTTTACTTCGCATAGTGCGAAATCTGCGAAGTAAAAGTCATTCTGCGAATTAGTATTgtcttcgcaggcttcgcatattgcgaaatatgcAAAATAAATTTCACGTTCTTAAGCATATTATCTTCGCAGACTTCACAAATTGCAAAATATGCGAAGTAAATTTCATGTTCTTAAACAATATTATCTTCACAGATTTCGCAAATTGCGAAATATGCGAAATTAGacggaagagagaaagaagaaagagtaagaaattcctaagtattatatatatatgaatggcattttgggaaagtcataaaaaatagtctagataggTGATGAGTTGGGTAATtgatctaaatatgtaaatggacctcccgTTTgaccagttttataatttttcctattAAAATAGGTAAATTCTAGTGgccatgtatgtaatttaccctatttatTTGCACTCGTATTTCGATAAGTTTAGTTTAGATTCAtcgggttaggctatgcttactttgtttttgacaaagtaagttttactttgttttttccactattggatggtgatgaactttgacaaagtaagttcatctaatggtagaaaaaacaaagtaaatctTACTTTATCAGaaaacaaagtaagtatagAAGACACCTAGATTcatgtttaaaaaaattaagaaaaatgataTACTAATGCAAATCAAATATAAAGTTTGAGAAATAAAATTGGGTGTTCTATGTGAACACTTTATAAGTCCTAACATAAATAATtcttctttaaaaaaaacataaataattgTTTTAAGTCCAATTTTTGAATCAACTAATAGTCTCTTTTAATTCGTAGAGCATTTACATctctaataaaataattatccaacaataattttgaaaataatacgTACAAAGCAGTGTTATTATCACATGACATATGCCAAAATCAAGTAAATCTAATCCTTACTAATTGAAGTGTCAATGTTAAGCTTTACGAGTATCGCATAAGATTTAGCCCAACACAAAACAAATTTAGATATGCAATCAGCCTCTTACTGATATAAATTGTGAGATTTGAGCTTAACATTTTGTTACTCCTTGATATCCAAACCAACAAAATAGAAGAGGTGAATTCCTAAATCCTTTCCAAACAAAACTATTTATTTCCGATCAGAAGTCCCACACAACTATGATCCAGACATAATATTGATTAAAACTTAAGGAAGAAAAACATGACACattctcattaaaaaaaatgacacatccaattaaaaaattaattccaTTGCTATCTAGCATCCCTCTTAAATTTTTAGTCTGTCAAACACTAATAGAATATGCACCCACAAATCTTAGGCAAAAGATTTTCAAACATTGATTATATCAATATTTAAGTCTACTAGATATATAAATTGatcacacacaaaaaaaactgTTTAATATATTTTGTATGCTATTAAAATAGTTGTAAACAATTtagtaaaatacataaaattattttagtttattgataaatttatttaaaaaaactgATGTGGCAATTACATAACTGTCAAATCATTTCGTTCATTCTGTTagataaaagtaaaattaacgTGTTTGGAAATATAAaggtaaaattataaaattacacaattttattAGGCAGAAGTATGCAATTCCCTAACAATAATAGGGTGATTTAGAACTTGTAAGAAAAAGGTCAATTTCACAAGATTTTTTAAATATGGACGAAGTAGAATCACTATGTGGtctaattttgttttttcttgctTTATGtaacatcaatctaaaatttcTTACTGTAGAAACACGCGGCACTGCAGTGCTTTGTTTGTTAGAGCAACTCTAATGGTTTGAGGGTTGCACACCCTTCAACCATTCCACATCACCCATTTCTAACAACTCCCTCATCAAAACACCTTCTTCTAAAAATCATCTCTAGTGATTAGTCACTATCACCACTATTTAATGGATCCCACACgccatttaatattttatttttattttatatttattttgatgattttattttacttatttgatgtgttttttaaaaaaaaaatatatgttttcttataatttattttataaatttataataatatttaatatttatatttatatggtAAGAAACAATACAggtattaaaaaaaagtgtacAAGTGATtagattttattaaattaaaatatcattttgcaaaaaaaaaaaaattattttatcaaattcTTATGGTGCCCCACGTATTTAGTCAAAAAAGTTGTCAAAAAAAGGTTAGTGGATTGCTTCTGAAAATCACGCGTCATCAGCTCCTCTCACCTCTTGCCAGCTGCTCTGCGTGAAAAGAAATCCTTGTGACACGCGTGAATAGTTATTCAGGATTTTTCAAGCCCAGCGAGTCGCCAATCCTAGCGAGTTGCTAGAGATGGAGGGTTTCAAAATTTGTTTCTCTAATGGATAGAGGTTGTCAAAcaacttattttaattgtaaattGGTCCTTGTATTGCACATTAGAGTTGCTCTTAAGGGTGTGCATCAATGCAGTTTAAATTGTATACCGAACCGAATCGATTGAATTCGGttttttggtttggtttttttGACACTTCGATTCAGTGTCGGTTTTATTTTTTGACgcatttcggtattcggttctGTTCGGTTTGACAAAAGAATACTCCTTGACAACCCTTAACTGCTTGGTAAATAGGGGCGAAGCGAAAGCCACATATGTTCCGGCCATAGTCGTTGGAACAAAGCTCCCTAGCAAGCTCGAAGCGAATGTTAGCCCTCAATATAGTTGTTTGTCATCGGAGACTCACTACCACAAACGACAAAGTAATTTTCAGTTCACTTCCCTATCATATCCCCAATTTATAGGAATGATGGAAGTCGCGAACCAAACTCAAGCGGTCGACTCAAAAAACGAGGGAACCCGAAAATAGAAAAAGGTGAACATGCCACCATTGAACATAAAGACTTATTATCTTCAGAGAGCAATGGGAAAATCATTATCTCCCCTATTTTTAGGGCCTTCTAAGCCTATTGAACTTTTGATATTTACACTTTGATTTATATTTCATCATTTAATAGATCCATTAGTATAAAATAAATCTTAATTTAATTTCTCAATTAAATACTTATGGGAATTTGAATCcttaaatgtgatttttgtcATAATTAAAAACTtagtggaaattgtgtttcaacaaatacCCCCAAGGTACTCGGTATATATTTGACGGGTAACAGGTAATGGATACCCTCGTTACCCGTTACCCGTcgtaactcctttatatattaaaaaatattattgttttttagatgaaaGATGTGGGTTCGAACCCACAACTTTTATTCTTTAACCATTAAATGATACCACTAAGTGAAGATTATCAAAATgaactatttatttttagtgtattttaattatttcttaATAATTGGAGTGATTTAGAATTCTTGAATTTGagattttttgttttatgtaaTGATTTTTAATGGGTAAGCATACACGCAGGTACCCGAAAATTAGATAGGTCGGCTATGTGATGCAAAAATATACCCGTTAGGATAATGAGACAGgtacaaataattaaaattaaacggGTAAGAGTTTGGGATTGGAATTGGCACTACATGCGGGTACCTTACCAGTTGTCCTCTCTAGGGATAAGAGTCTTAATCTTATACCTaagagggggtggtataaggagatGCGATAAGCTCCTACAATTTTAATGAAATGGAAAAattcatcttatccctcaaatcaatgttatgtagtttaagtaggagtaatatagtaaaatatattactatcaaaaaaaatatagtaaaatatattattttatcgtTATCACTATCACACAAAACAAACATGGAATAATAAATCTCAACTATCttattttttatcttattttcGTCTTTTATCTTTATCATTGTCCTTATCATTAtctcaatatttatttttattcttatcacAATCAaataccaaacaccccctaaagaTACATTTAAGTATACGCGGGTTGAAGTTATCTAGTTTGGTTGTGTAAATTCGCCATAAAATCCCTCTAAATGATTGTTTCGTCCTTGGAAATTGCATTTTCTCCCTGCGCATTCTTGCAAAaatatgtcttttttttttgttatgatTTAGTACATTTGAAgagtaataattataaaaaaaaaaaaaattatataattataaaaaaaagagtaactatttattaaattataattatgcATCCAGGGTTTTCAATGAAGAAAATGTAATTCTTAAGATATGTGAGGTCCATAAGCAACTCTTATTTTAAGAAGATTGTTATGAGTTGTATCCATAATGACTTCAACTTGGACTCATGTTGTGTAAATTATACATACTAATATTTACTTATTAACAAAGGAACCAAAGACTCATTAGACAACATGCATTAATTCAGACTAAGATTACTTATCATGTCAAAGATATTTGTGAACCCTagtaaatattattaaacaaatgagattatatttttttattttaagatcgtaaaacattaattatttttgCCATGTGAATTAAACCGGCCGGCACTAGGTAGATTTTTTCCGATTAAAATTTGCTATACATATTAGAACTCGAATTCAAAATTTATCATTTAAGCGATTTAATGTTCTTAACCACTTGATATCTGTGTATGTGAACTTGTAATAGAGAGTCTGAATGTCTCGTTGAGTCCTCCAAATTCAACCTGTAAAACAGAGCCAATGATTAGAGAGGGCTGGAGTCCAACGAATCCGCTCTGATGTCTAAGTCAATAAATGGTTTAGAAGGGTTGAAGAATAAGGACTAGTCATAAGTTGTAGAGTTAACGTACCCTAGGATGTGGTTATACATGTCTATTTATAAGGCTGGGCCGAACTCTTCTTCTTCTAGGAATCCTTTTAGTACTAGGAGTCCTTCTTCTATTAAGACTCTGGTTTTAGGAGAATTTCTCCATGATGTGGAATGTTCGACCTAGCTGCATGGGGTTTCCTTTAGATGGAAAACGTTCCATAAAAGCCTCTTGATAGATGTAAAGGCCCAAATTGGGACATGTGGTGGTTAATCCGAAGGCTCCTGAGATGTCAAGTGTCTGATTCGTTGTATACGATATTATATGTCCCACTGCCCTTATTTCTGAACACCTGCAGGGTTTGGTTTAGGTGGGAAAAGTGAATTATATGTCTTTGCCTTCAATTGCTTCAACACGTGTTATTTGAGTTTTCTCGAAAATTGTTAACCGTGTGGCACGCGTTGTCCATATGGCATTTTTTATTGGCTTTGTTTCTTGTGCCTGCCAAGGTTCCTGAAACAGTGGCTAGTCTATTCGACTGTATGAATTTATTGTTCATAATTTCTGTTGTTTCACCTTTCGTCTTCCTCTTTGGTTCTATAAAACGTTCATCTCATCTATCTTGTTTCTCTTTATCTCTTTTACTTCATATTTTCTGCTAATTGTTGCTTGCATTTTGTCGGGATTAGCTTCAATTCTTCTCTAGGAAATCATGAACCCTAAAAATTTCTCAGAGTCTACCCCGAAGGTACACTTCTCTAGGTGGAGCTTTAAGTTGTATGATTTGAGAGTGGTGAGGACCATCTAAAGGTCATTGGAGTGCTCTTCCTTCGTGCGgcttttgatgatcaaatcATCCATATATACCTCCACCTTGTCCTAAATGAAGTCTTTCAAAATTTCATTCACCAGTTATTGATATGTTGCTCATGCATTCTTGAAGCCGAAGGGCATCATGTTgtagcaatatgtgcctacATGAGTGATGAAGTTGGTTTTCTCTTTATCTTTTAGATCCATGGGTATTTGGCGATACCTTTGAGCCGCATCGCACATTGAGTAGATTGCATATCCTGTTGTAGAGTCAATTAGCATGTCAAAGCAAGGTAAAAGTTGGGAGTCCTTTGGACATGCCTTGTTTGGATGGGTGAAGTCTACGCAAAGTCTCCACTTCTCGTTTGCCTTTTTCACTAGCACGACATTAGCTTTCCATTTAGGATATTGGATTGGCTTAATGTCTCCTCAGTCTATCAACTTCTTAACTTCGGCACTGATTATTTTTTGTCTTTCTAGACCGTGATTTCTCTTCTTCTAGCATAATTTTATCATGGATTCATCGATGTTTAGTGAATGCATCATGACATATGGTGATATACATGTGACGTCTATAGGGCACCAGGCGAAGGCATCGATGTTTTCCCTTAAGCATTGGGCGATGTATGCTTTGGTTGGCTCTGCTAGCTCGCTGCTATTTGTATGGGTTTGCCTTCTGCTAGCCACACGGTTTCCAAGGAACCCACATGTTCGGCTCTTTCCCGGTCCttctttttttcatcttctaTCTTTGGTTTCATGCCAAAGGACGCTATGTACATTTGATGTGCTACCATTTGatttgtaaccccctcactgggatcacatgatatctcacacaacatCAGTTACAGACATGCTTTCAagtctcaatcatataaactttacatattatacataggAGAAAGCgtttataatttacaatacatGTTTAaatcattatcctacatagaggatttacaaaacaaaaatacaTCAAAATACTCCAAAATGTCTAGgcgagaatggactgacactgccggtGCAACCTTGAATAAGAAGAACTCCACTTAACCTGtaaaaatctgttggcaagggatatctgcctactcaataaacatattacggatatatgtatacaaaagtAATATAAAGAACAtagatcaaaatatatcatcattaccaagttagaattttcaGTAGAAAGATAATCACTTGCTTCACTTATTACAGTAATGATTATTCCAGTAAGTATGGGCCCTACTATActaagataatatatatatatatata comes from Euphorbia lathyris chromosome 8, ddEupLath1.1, whole genome shotgun sequence and encodes:
- the LOC136203087 gene encoding probable LRR receptor-like serine/threonine-protein kinase At2g24230: MGFFFLSSITVLLMFFKPLPCQQPNTDAFFVSEFLKKMSFSSSSLYNFSAPVCSWRGVFCNDKGSVSALVASGFGLSASIPDSTIGKLNDLKVLDLSNNKITALPSDFWSLGSLITLNLSFNQISGSLTNNVGNFGRLEIFDLSNNNFTAEIPAAISSLSSLRVLKLDGNGFQGTIPLGILQCTSLTLIDLSLNKLSGPLPDGFGAAFPKLETLNLAGNSIKGRDSDLFELKSITSLNISGNLFHGSAMGLFLEMLEVLDLSRNQFEGHISQVQLNSSYNLSHLIHLDLSENQLSGDILPNLSQAHNLKYLNLAFNRFPRQKFPPIDTIWQLEYLNLSKTSLIGDVPSDVVQLVNLHTLDLSENHLSGQIPLLPVKKLQVVDVSHNNLSGEIPISLLQKLSWMEKFNFSYNNLTFCASEFSPETLQKQFYGSENSCPIAANLGLFKRKSSKHKGMKLALALTFSMVCLICGLLFLAIGCRKKSSMWTVKQPLYKEEQNISGPFAFQTDSTTWVADVKQATSVEVVIFEKPLLNITFADLLSATSGFDRGTLLAEGKFGPVYRGFLPGGIHVAVKVLVRGSTLSDQEAARELEYLGRVKHPNLVPLTGYCIAGDQRIAIYDYMENGNLQNLLHDLPLGIQTTEDWSMDTWEEDDNNGIQNVGSEGLLTTWRFRHKIALGTARALAFLHHGCSPPLIHRDVKASSVYLDYNLEPRLSDFGLAKIFGNGLDEEIARGSPGYVPPEFCDPSSNCPTPKSDVYCYGIVLFELITGKKAAEDDYPEEKDATLVSWVRGLVRKSQGLRAIDPKIRDTVSEHEMEEALKIGYLCTADIPCKRPTMQQIVGLLKDIEPTAQGIND